In a single window of the Flavivirga spongiicola genome:
- a CDS encoding YegP family protein: MAKFEIYKDKRGEFRFRLKAGNGQSILASEGYAAKSGCTNGIESVRKNSKDDSRYDRLESKGGSPYFNLKATNGQVIGTSEMYSSTSAMENGIASVKKNASESSVEDLS, translated from the coding sequence ATGGCAAAATTTGAAATTTACAAAGATAAAAGAGGAGAATTTAGATTTAGATTAAAAGCAGGTAATGGCCAAAGTATTCTAGCTAGTGAAGGTTATGCAGCAAAATCTGGTTGTACTAACGGTATTGAATCTGTTAGAAAAAACTCAAAAGATGATTCAAGATATGACCGTTTAGAATCTAAAGGAGGAAGCCCTTATTTTAACTTAAAAGCTACAAATGGACAGGTTATAGGAACCAGTGAAATGTATTCATCTACAAGTGCTATGGAGAATGGAATTGCTTCAGTAAAGAAGAATGCTTCAGAATCCTCAGTTGAAGATTTATCTTAG
- a CDS encoding chymotrypsin family serine protease: MKCRNLKHKVSIDKSKGYNGVYLTKNSIYCDSYSYYRSPNEKDEYNTHFTIFPTDKGNGEFKKFHISLNFSKTGISNGKIFYVKGVCTGIDDKNLTKEEKVKFEKIFKEKKEIFNEIAQQFWNKVQEVGKSYVRFNNDTKEYAYKKHIQQIKKKVEDELLSREGVTAVDIDYKVKGGVKSNELAIIVFVKNKHEVPSKLEIPKTIQGIKTDVWEGDFSAYVHTQKANPQTIKEVLVDPIANPIIGGVSVGPFDRDIYGTLGLVLDTDFGIKMLISSTHVLASGPHTKQGDPMSQPALPLGGHYPESLAGSYYMGFIGQPHNIDASLATIPIRNAESKTIQGLGNTRGHDVTFPGDDVAKYGRTTQFTSGKVVSDTFTCVINYQNFGPMTYYNQLRIQSNNPYNPFSQPGDSGSMIVNEDMEVVGMLMGGGQSNSGQYHTIANPIGDIIRTFEANGIRFI; this comes from the coding sequence ATGAAATGTAGAAATTTAAAACATAAAGTATCCATTGATAAAAGTAAAGGATATAATGGTGTTTACTTAACAAAGAACAGTATTTACTGTGATTCGTATTCTTACTATAGATCTCCTAACGAAAAAGATGAATACAATACGCATTTCACAATTTTTCCAACCGATAAAGGAAATGGGGAATTTAAAAAGTTTCATATTTCACTTAATTTTTCAAAAACAGGTATTTCTAATGGAAAAATATTTTATGTAAAAGGAGTTTGTACTGGCATTGACGACAAAAATTTGACAAAAGAAGAAAAAGTCAAATTTGAAAAGATATTTAAAGAGAAAAAGGAAATATTCAATGAAATTGCACAGCAATTTTGGAATAAGGTACAAGAAGTAGGTAAGAGTTATGTGCGCTTTAATAATGATACTAAAGAGTACGCATATAAAAAACATATTCAGCAAATAAAGAAAAAAGTTGAAGATGAGCTTTTAAGTAGAGAAGGAGTTACTGCTGTTGATATAGACTATAAAGTCAAGGGAGGCGTGAAATCTAATGAGTTGGCTATAATTGTATTTGTAAAAAATAAACATGAAGTACCTTCTAAACTTGAGATTCCTAAAACCATTCAAGGTATAAAAACAGATGTTTGGGAAGGTGATTTTTCTGCTTATGTACATACTCAAAAAGCAAACCCGCAAACTATTAAAGAGGTTCTTGTTGATCCTATAGCGAACCCTATAATTGGAGGTGTTTCTGTTGGTCCTTTTGATCGGGATATTTATGGTACCTTGGGGTTAGTGCTAGATACAGATTTCGGAATAAAAATGCTAATAAGCAGTACGCATGTTTTGGCTTCCGGGCCACATACCAAGCAAGGCGACCCAATGAGTCAACCCGCGCTTCCTTTAGGAGGGCATTACCCTGAATCTTTAGCAGGCTCATATTACATGGGGTTTATTGGTCAGCCACATAATATTGATGCTTCACTAGCAACAATCCCTATTAGAAATGCAGAAAGTAAAACGATTCAAGGTCTTGGTAATACAAGAGGACACGATGTTACTTTTCCAGGAGACGATGTGGCAAAATATGGAAGAACGACTCAATTTACATCTGGTAAAGTTGTTAGCGATACGTTTACTTGCGTTATAAATTATCAGAATTTTGGCCCGATGACCTATTATAATCAGCTTAGGATTCAATCTAATAACCCTTACAATCCATTTTCTCAACCAGGTGACTCTGGGTCTATGATTGTTAATGAAGATATGGAAGTCGTAGGAATGCTCATGGGAGGCGGACAATCCAATAGTGGACAATATCATACAATAGCGAATCCCATAGGTGATATTATAAGAACATTTGAAGCAAATGGAATACGATTTATATAA
- a CDS encoding histidine kinase dimerization/phosphoacceptor domain -containing protein — protein MRHLFSYRRKYCFFYIFFYATLSFSQNFEKADSLLKILESNNLSKKEQVLTLRNVAFYHPNLNIALNSAKQSFKIAQEIKESLLQAEALEEISHIEHRLGNNGLSLQASLTALQIYESLNMLERQAASYSQLANNYMNGKNYDLAIRYLKKAKYIYSNSNNSQNYALTNLNLGEAYRLAQHLDSAATAFQQTLKLNKTLKNDIIQGYSQGNLAMVYTTQNKLSLARQNLNDAINILSPLKDYYSNSVYLAELGKVYNKEGKYKAAENKFLEALSMAKQAGLKEQIRDFSALLTSFYESQKQYPLALEYQKSYQVYQDSLVNKENIQKIEQLKAGYEIDKRESEIGLLNTINTNQKFWVITLAVGASLLLLFAYFLYRGNKRIKVANTMLSSQKIIITKREQEKTLLLKELNHRIKNNLQMISSLLNLQSHELKGHPAKEAIVAGKYRVEALSLVHKKLYQEDLDTRVVLREYVEELVLGLFYGYNASFKPDFKMDDINVSLDTAVPLALVINEIIVNALKYAYKNVDNPKLKIIMSQDNNYLDIQIIDNGIGFNTNEAEKNNSFGIKLIYSLIEQLEGVIKKPDSKHGTHWKMHVKLT, from the coding sequence ATGAGGCATTTATTTTCTTATAGAAGAAAGTATTGTTTTTTTTATATATTTTTTTATGCAACATTATCTTTTTCTCAAAACTTTGAGAAAGCTGACAGTCTTCTGAAAATACTTGAATCAAATAATTTATCGAAAAAAGAACAAGTATTAACATTAAGAAATGTAGCCTTTTATCATCCAAATTTAAACATTGCTCTCAATTCTGCTAAACAATCGTTCAAAATTGCTCAAGAAATAAAAGAATCGTTATTACAAGCTGAAGCTTTGGAGGAGATTAGCCATATAGAACATCGCCTTGGGAACAATGGTTTATCATTACAAGCTTCCTTAACCGCATTGCAAATTTATGAGTCACTCAATATGCTGGAAAGACAAGCAGCTTCCTACTCACAATTGGCAAATAATTATATGAACGGTAAAAATTATGATTTGGCCATCAGGTATTTAAAAAAAGCCAAGTACATTTATTCAAACTCCAATAATAGTCAAAATTATGCTTTAACGAATCTAAACCTTGGAGAAGCTTATCGTTTAGCTCAACATTTAGATAGTGCCGCAACTGCTTTTCAACAAACACTAAAATTAAACAAAACTTTAAAAAATGATATCATTCAAGGCTATTCTCAAGGAAATCTTGCGATGGTATATACAACTCAAAATAAGTTGTCTCTTGCAAGACAAAACCTTAATGATGCAATCAATATACTGTCTCCTTTAAAAGATTATTATTCTAACTCTGTATATCTTGCTGAGTTGGGAAAAGTCTATAATAAAGAAGGCAAATACAAAGCTGCTGAAAATAAATTCCTGGAAGCGTTAAGCATGGCGAAACAAGCAGGTTTAAAAGAACAAATAAGAGATTTTAGTGCTTTACTCACTAGTTTTTATGAAAGTCAAAAGCAATATCCTCTAGCTTTAGAATACCAAAAATCGTATCAGGTATATCAAGACAGTTTAGTGAATAAAGAAAATATTCAAAAAATAGAACAACTTAAAGCTGGTTATGAAATTGATAAACGCGAATCTGAAATAGGTCTATTAAATACCATTAATACCAATCAGAAATTTTGGGTCATCACCTTAGCAGTTGGTGCTTCTTTGTTATTGCTATTTGCTTACTTTCTTTATCGGGGTAATAAAAGAATTAAGGTTGCAAATACGATGTTATCCAGTCAAAAAATAATTATTACAAAACGTGAACAAGAAAAGACATTACTTCTTAAAGAACTCAATCATCGTATAAAAAACAATCTACAAATGATTTCTAGCTTGCTAAACCTTCAAAGTCATGAGCTTAAAGGGCACCCTGCTAAAGAAGCTATTGTAGCAGGAAAATATCGCGTAGAAGCACTCTCTCTAGTCCATAAAAAATTATATCAGGAAGATTTAGACACACGAGTTGTACTGAGAGAGTATGTTGAAGAATTAGTACTAGGTCTTTTTTATGGATATAATGCCTCCTTTAAACCAGACTTTAAAATGGATGATATTAATGTGAGTCTAGACACAGCAGTTCCCCTAGCCTTGGTAATTAACGAAATTATTGTCAATGCTTTAAAATATGCCTATAAAAATGTTGACAACCCAAAACTAAAAATAATCATGTCACAGGATAACAACTATTTAGACATACAGATTATTGATAATGGCATAGGCTTTAATACGAACGAAGCAGAAAAAAATAATTCCTTTGGAATTAAACTTATCTACTCTTTAATTGAACAGTTAGAAGGTGTCATAAAAAAACCAGATAGTAAACATGGGACACATTGGAAGATGCATGTGAAATTAACTTAA